In Desulfofundulus kuznetsovii DSM 6115, the following are encoded in one genomic region:
- a CDS encoding transglycosylase domain-containing protein, with product MARRKKRRLNIFRLIISLFLLLMIAGGVAALGLVVVSIKDLPAWSEEKLLSSASTSLYDQNKELITRVGEENRVPVDLKDIPKHVQEAFLAIEDVRFYQHRGVDLRGIARAAWTDITGGRIQEGGSTITQQLVKLSFLSHERTFKRKIQQVILAVMVERRYTKDEILEMYLNKVYFGEGAYGIQSAAETYFNKPARELTLSEGALLAGLVQAPSAYSPFRNPEGATRRRNLVLNNMARYGFITAEQAAQARAIQLDEMLKPGKGRQYPYPYFVDYVTEQLVNKYGTEQVFKGGLRVYTTLDPVIQEAAEKALSDPRNFPASARDNQGILQPEGAAVVLDPHTGYIKAIVGGREHTHRLQWNRATMAPGRQPGSTFKPIIAYGPAIEYKGMAPASVIDDIPVKYGNYTPRNYDGRYRGLVTMRTAIAKSINVVAVRVLMDHVGIANALKFARGLGINLNPSTHGPSMALGGLHEGVTPLQMAAAYGAFANQGIYLEPTAITRVEDASGHVIYEYQPKPVQAMRATTAYLITDMLKTVIESGTGTNARIGRPAAGKTGTSDQGKDLWFAGYTPELVGVVWIGYDKPRAMPHEFGGRYPALIWRQIMTQALKNTPVRDFPRPGGIVSATVDSKSGLLPGPNTPPSDVVTDLFAQGTVPTRVDDTHVLVEVCATTGQLPNQYCPDRITKVMIKLPYNVPSFVEDYAQRVPTTVCTLHTAEEPAPPPESPGQPDQPGQPGQPGEVIPAPPGQPNPPGQSDTGLNQLPEPQGQKGNGQGPVRVLREEINPGLDWFRNKKWAE from the coding sequence TTGGCTAGAAGAAAGAAAAGAAGGTTGAATATCTTTCGCCTGATCATTTCTTTATTCCTGTTGCTCATGATTGCTGGCGGTGTGGCGGCACTTGGGCTGGTTGTCGTCAGCATCAAGGACCTGCCCGCCTGGAGTGAAGAAAAATTGCTCTCCAGTGCATCCACTTCCCTTTACGATCAAAATAAGGAGCTGATCACCAGGGTAGGCGAGGAAAACCGCGTACCGGTAGACCTCAAGGACATACCCAAACATGTCCAGGAAGCCTTCCTGGCCATTGAGGACGTGCGCTTTTACCAGCATCGTGGCGTGGACCTGCGGGGGATCGCGCGGGCGGCCTGGACGGATATTACCGGCGGCCGCATCCAGGAAGGCGGGAGCACCATTACCCAGCAACTGGTCAAGCTGTCTTTCTTGAGCCACGAACGGACTTTTAAAAGAAAGATTCAGCAGGTTATCCTGGCCGTCATGGTGGAAAGGCGCTACACCAAAGACGAAATCCTGGAGATGTACTTAAACAAGGTGTATTTTGGCGAGGGAGCCTATGGCATTCAGTCTGCCGCCGAGACATACTTCAATAAACCAGCCAGGGAGCTTACCTTATCAGAAGGTGCTCTTTTAGCCGGTTTGGTCCAGGCACCCAGCGCCTACAGCCCTTTCCGCAACCCCGAAGGGGCCACCAGGCGACGCAACCTGGTTCTGAACAACATGGCCCGCTACGGGTTTATTACTGCCGAACAGGCGGCCCAGGCCAGGGCCATTCAACTGGATGAGATGCTCAAGCCGGGAAAAGGGCGGCAGTACCCCTATCCCTATTTTGTGGACTATGTAACCGAACAACTGGTCAACAAGTATGGGACAGAACAGGTTTTCAAGGGGGGGCTGCGGGTATACACCACCCTGGACCCGGTAATACAGGAGGCTGCTGAGAAAGCCCTGTCCGACCCGCGCAATTTTCCGGCCTCGGCACGGGACAACCAGGGTATTCTTCAACCCGAAGGGGCTGCAGTGGTACTCGATCCCCATACGGGGTACATAAAAGCCATTGTAGGCGGCCGGGAGCACACCCACCGGCTGCAATGGAACCGGGCAACCATGGCCCCGGGGAGGCAACCAGGTTCCACTTTCAAACCAATCATTGCCTATGGCCCGGCTATTGAATACAAGGGGATGGCCCCAGCCTCGGTAATTGACGACATCCCGGTAAAATACGGCAATTATACCCCCCGGAATTACGACGGGCGTTACCGGGGCCTGGTTACCATGCGTACCGCTATAGCCAAGTCCATCAACGTGGTGGCCGTCAGGGTGCTCATGGATCACGTGGGAATTGCCAACGCCCTTAAGTTTGCCCGGGGGCTGGGCATCAACCTCAACCCCAGCACCCACGGCCCCAGCATGGCCCTGGGAGGCCTGCACGAGGGCGTCACCCCTTTGCAGATGGCCGCCGCTTACGGTGCTTTTGCCAACCAGGGCATATACCTGGAGCCCACGGCCATCACCCGGGTGGAAGATGCCAGCGGCCACGTTATTTATGAATACCAGCCAAAACCTGTCCAGGCTATGAGGGCAACCACCGCATACCTTATTACTGACATGCTCAAAACCGTTATAGAAAGCGGCACCGGCACTAACGCCAGAATAGGTCGTCCCGCGGCGGGCAAAACGGGTACCTCAGACCAGGGTAAGGATCTGTGGTTTGCCGGATACACCCCGGAGCTGGTAGGGGTGGTGTGGATCGGCTACGACAAGCCCAGGGCCATGCCCCACGAATTCGGCGGGCGCTACCCGGCCCTTATCTGGCGTCAAATCATGACCCAGGCTCTTAAAAACACACCGGTACGGGACTTCCCCAGGCCCGGGGGGATCGTCAGCGCCACGGTGGACAGCAAATCGGGGCTGTTACCGGGTCCCAATACGCCCCCTTCCGACGTGGTTACCGATCTTTTTGCCCAGGGAACCGTACCCACCCGGGTTGATGATACCCATGTGCTGGTAGAAGTATGTGCCACTACCGGTCAGCTCCCCAATCAGTATTGTCCGGACCGGATCACTAAAGTGATGATCAAACTGCCCTATAACGTACCCAGCTTTGTCGAGGACTATGCCCAGCGGGTACCCACGACGGTCTGCACGCTGCACACAGCCGAAGAACCGGCACCACCTCCGGAGAGCCCGGGTCAACCAGACCAGCCGGGCCAGCCCGGACAACCCGGAGAGGTAATTCCGGCTCCGCCCGGCCAGCCCAATCCGCCGGGCCAGTCCGACACGGGGCTAAACCAGCTTCCGGAACCACAGGGACAAAAGGGAAACGGCCAGGGACCGGTAAGGGTGCTGAGGGAAGAAATTAACCCCGGCCTGGATTGGTTCCGCAATAAAAAGTGGGCCGAATAA
- the yunB gene encoding sporulation protein YunB, which translates to MTRLFRKRRNYRAFFALTMFFFLLLGIFLWVDRVLQPTIFKIAETRAIQMATEAINRAVQRKVFDSNLQYQDFVQVHKDNQGHIVLMQANTLKINQLAADVTLMVQSALQQLSRESLRIPLGQITGTQLLAGYGPCIPVGIVPVGSVRVRVDDRFEQAGINQTRHRIYLDFSAEVRIVVPPRSATAQVATRVPLVESIIVGQVPGTFVNISGGLLSGQSINPGNTP; encoded by the coding sequence GTGACCCGCTTGTTTAGAAAACGCAGGAATTACCGGGCCTTTTTTGCCCTGACCATGTTTTTTTTCCTGCTCCTGGGCATCTTCCTGTGGGTTGACCGGGTCCTGCAGCCCACCATCTTTAAAATAGCCGAGACCCGGGCCATCCAGATGGCCACCGAGGCCATTAACCGGGCGGTGCAGCGGAAGGTTTTCGACAGCAACCTGCAATACCAGGATTTCGTTCAAGTGCACAAAGATAACCAGGGGCATATAGTATTGATGCAGGCCAACACCTTAAAAATTAACCAGTTAGCCGCAGACGTTACTTTAATGGTTCAATCTGCCCTGCAGCAGTTGTCCCGGGAATCACTGCGCATTCCCCTGGGTCAAATTACCGGCACCCAGTTGCTGGCCGGCTACGGCCCCTGCATTCCCGTGGGCATCGTGCCGGTGGGCAGTGTGCGGGTGAGGGTGGACGACCGTTTTGAACAGGCCGGTATCAACCAGACGCGGCACCGCATATATCTGGACTTTAGTGCTGAAGTACGCATTGTAGTTCCTCCCCGCAGTGCCACCGCGCAGGTGGCCACCCGCGTACCCCTGGTGGAAAGCATTATTGTGGGCCAGGTACCGGGCACCTTTGTCAACATTTCGGGGGGCCTTTTGAGCGGACAGAGCATTAATCCCGGTAACACTCCTTAA
- the tyrS gene encoding tyrosine--tRNA ligase — protein sequence MLSIDKQLEIIKRGAAEIISEEELGQKLKRSLSTGRPLRVKLGLDPTAPDIHLGHTVVLQKMRQFQELGHETIIILGDYTARIGDPTGKTETRKQLSEKEVLANARTYERQIFKILDPERTKLVFNSQWLAPLTFAQVIELAAKYTVARMLEREDFARRFREGLPISIHEFFYPLMQGYDSVALEADIELGGTDQKFNLLMGRTLQREYGQEPQVAIMMPILEGLDGVQKMSKSLGNYIGIDEPPREMYGKTMSLPDELMVRYFELVTPVPLEEVRSIAAGLADGSLHPRDVKMRLAREIVTFYHGEEAALKAEEEFKRVFQQHDLPDEVPEFHVSPDMLEDGSIWLPRLLQQAGMVSSTSEGRRLILQGGVKINGEKVEDPNFKLVPADGMIIRAGKRKFLRLACRS from the coding sequence ATGCTCAGTATAGATAAACAGCTAGAAATCATCAAGCGGGGTGCCGCGGAGATCATTTCCGAGGAGGAGCTGGGGCAGAAGCTCAAGCGGTCCCTCTCCACGGGCCGTCCATTGCGGGTGAAGCTGGGCCTGGATCCCACGGCTCCCGATATTCATCTTGGCCATACCGTAGTGCTTCAAAAAATGCGGCAGTTCCAGGAACTGGGCCACGAAACGATTATTATTCTGGGGGATTATACCGCCCGCATCGGCGATCCCACGGGGAAAACCGAAACCCGCAAACAGCTCAGCGAAAAAGAGGTGCTGGCCAATGCCCGCACCTATGAGAGACAAATTTTCAAGATTTTAGATCCAGAGCGAACCAAACTGGTTTTCAACAGCCAGTGGCTGGCACCCCTTACTTTTGCCCAGGTTATTGAACTGGCGGCAAAGTATACTGTCGCCCGCATGCTGGAGCGGGAAGATTTTGCCCGCCGCTTCCGGGAAGGTCTGCCCATCAGCATTCACGAATTTTTCTACCCCCTCATGCAGGGTTATGATTCGGTAGCCCTGGAAGCGGATATCGAGCTGGGGGGAACAGACCAGAAGTTTAACCTGCTCATGGGCAGGACGCTGCAAAGGGAATACGGTCAGGAACCCCAGGTAGCCATCATGATGCCCATTCTTGAAGGTCTGGACGGCGTGCAGAAGATGAGCAAGAGCCTGGGGAACTACATTGGCATCGATGAGCCGCCCCGGGAAATGTACGGGAAAACCATGTCCCTGCCCGATGAGCTTATGGTACGTTACTTTGAACTTGTCACGCCCGTGCCCCTGGAAGAGGTCCGCAGTATTGCCGCCGGACTGGCCGACGGGAGCCTGCATCCCCGGGATGTCAAAATGCGACTGGCCCGGGAGATAGTAACTTTTTATCACGGGGAAGAGGCGGCGCTAAAGGCCGAAGAAGAATTCAAGCGCGTTTTTCAGCAGCACGATCTGCCCGATGAAGTGCCTGAATTTCATGTCTCGCCGGACATGCTGGAAGACGGCAGCATCTGGCTGCCCAGGTTGCTCCAGCAGGCCGGCATGGTGTCCAGTACCAGTGAGGGCAGGCGGTTGATCCTGCAGGGAGGAGTCAAAATCAACGGGGAAAAAGTCGAAGACCCAAACTTTAAACTGGTCCCGGCGGACGGCATGATCATCCGGGCCGGGAAGCGGAAATTTTTAAGATTGGCCTGCCGCTCCTGA